A stretch of the Aphelocoma coerulescens isolate FSJ_1873_10779 chromosome 22, UR_Acoe_1.0, whole genome shotgun sequence genome encodes the following:
- the HK2 gene encoding hexokinase-2 produces MIASHLLAYFFTELNHDQAQKIDKYLYHMRLSDETLLEVSQRFEKEMEKGLGAETNPTASVKMLPTFVRSTPDGTEDGDFLALDLGGTNFRVLRVKVSDNGLQKVEMENQIYAIPEELMRGSGVQLFDHIAECLANFLDKLQIKDKKLPLGFTFSFPCHQTKLDESILVTWTKGFKCSSVEGRDVVSMLRKSIKKRGDFDIDIVAVVNDTVGTMMTCGYDDHNCEVGLIVGTGTNACYMEEMRHIDLVEGDEGRMCINMEWGAFGDDGVLNDIRTEFDREIDMGSLNPGKQLFEKMISGMYMGELVRLILVKMAKEGLLFGGRLTPDLLTTGHFETRFVSAIEKEKEGLQKAHEILSKLGLEPSHEDCLATLRICQIVSTRSASLCGATLAAVLRRIKDNKGVERLRSTVGVDGSVYKKHPHFARRLHKTVRKLLPDCEIRFIRSEDGSGKGAAMVTAVAYRLAAQHKARQKILEPLKLSHEQLLEVKERMRIEMEKGLGKETHAEATVKMLPTYVCSTPDGTEKGDFLALDLGGTNFRVLLVRVRNGMRRGVEMHNKIYSIPVEIMQGTGEELFDHIVHCISDFLEYMGMKGVSLPLGFTFSFPCQQNNLDEGILLKWTKGFKATGCEGEDVVGLLKEAIHRREEFDLDVVAVVNDTVGTMMTCGYEDPYCEVGLIVGTGSNACYMEEMRNVELVEGDEGRMCVNMEWGAFGDSGCLDDIRTEFDLAVDELSLNPGKQRFEKMISGMYLGEIVRNILMDFTKRGLLFRGRISERLKTRGIFETKFLSQIESDCLALLQVRSILQHLGLESTCDDSIIVKEVCTVVARRAAQLCGAGMAAVVDKIRENRGLDFLKITVGVDGTLYKLHPHFSTVMHETVKQLSPKCEVTFLQSEDGSGKGAALITAVACRIREAGQR; encoded by the exons ATCGACAAGTACCTGTACCACATGCGGCTCTCCGATGAGACcctcctggaggtgtcccagcgtTTCGAGAAGGAGATGGagaaggggctgggagcagagacCAACCCCACTGCCTCCGTGAAGATGCTGCCCACCTTCGTCAGGTCCACCCCAGACGGGACAG AGGATGGGGATTTCCTGGCACTGGACCTTGGTGGCACCAACTTCCGCGTGCTGAGGGTGAAGGTGTCGGACAACGGGCTGCAGAAGGTGGAGATGGAGAACCAGATCTACGCCATCCCCGAGGAGCTCATGCGTGGCAGTGGGGTGCAG CTTTTCGACCACATTGCTGAGTGTTTGGCCAACTTCCTGGACAAGCTGCAAATCAAAGACAAGAAACTCCCCCTTGGCTTCACCTTCTCCTTCCCGTGTCACCAGACCAAGCTGGATGAG AGCATCCTCGTGACGTGGACGAAGGGGTTCAAGTGCAGCAGCGTGGAGGGGAGGGACGTGGTGTCCATGCTGCGCAAGTCCATCAAGAAAAGAGGG GACTTTGACATCGACATCGTGGCCGTGGTGAACGACACCGTGGGGACCATGATGACCTGTGGCTACGATGACCACAATTGTGAAGTTGGCCTCATTGTTg GTACCGGCACCAACGCCTGCTATATGGAGGAGATGAGGCACATTGACCTGGTGGAGGGGGACGAAGGTCGGATGTGCATCAACATGGAGTGGGGGGCCTTCGGCGACGACGGGGTGCTCAACGACATCCGCACCGAGTTTGACCGTGAGATCGACATGGGCTCGCTCAACCCTGGCAAACAATT GTTTGAGAAGATGATCAGCGGGATGTACATGGGGGAGCTGGTCAGACTCATCCTGGTGAAGATGGCCAAGGAAGGGCTGTTGTTTGGGGGAAGGCTCACACCGGATCTGCTCACCACTGGCCACTTTGAGACCAGATTTGTCTCTGCCATTGAGAA ggagaaggaggggcTGCAGAAAGCCCACGAGATCCTGAGCAAGCTGGGCCTGGAGCCGTCGCACGAGGACTGCCTGGCCACGCTGCGCATCTGCCAGATCGTGTCCACGCGCTCGGCCAGCCTGTGCGGGGCCACGCTGGCCGCGGTGCTGCGCCGCATCAAGGACAACAAGGGCGTGGAGCGGCTGCGCTCCACCGTCGGCGTGGACGGCTCCGTCTACAAGAAACACCCGCA cTTTGCCCGTCGCCTCCACAAGACTGTGCGGAAGCTGCTGCCAGACTGCGAGATCCGGTTCATCCGCTCGGAGGACGGGAGCGGCAAAGGGGCGGCCATGGTGACAGCAGTGGCCTACAGGCTGGCTGCGCAGCACAAGGCCCGGCAGAAGATCCTGGAGCCCCTGAAGCTGAGCCacgagcagctgctggaggtgaaGGAAAGGATGAGGATAGAGATGGAGAAAGGGCTGGGCAAGGAGACGCACGCGGAGGCGACGGTGAAAATGCTGCCCACCTACGTGTGCTCCACTCCCGATGGAACAG AAAAGGGAGATTTCCTCGCCCTGGACCTGGGAGGAACCAACTTCCGCGTGCTGCTGGTGCGCGTCAGGAACGGGATGCGGCGTGGGGTGGAGATGCACAACAAGATCTACTCCATCCCCGTGGAGATCATGCAGGGCACGGGAGAGGAG CTCTTTGACCACATTGTCCACTGCATCTCCGACTTCCTGGAGTACATGGGAATGAAGGGCGTATCGCTCCCGCTCGGGTTCACGTTCTCCTTCCCCTGCCAGCAGAACAACCTGGATGAG GGAATTCTCCTGAAGTGGACAAAAGGTTTCAAGGCGACGGGCTGCGAGGGGGAGGATGTGGTGGGCCTGCTGAAGGAGGCCATTCACAGGAGAGAG GAATTTGACCTGGATGTGGTGGCAGTGGTCAATGACACAGTTGGCACCATGATGACCTGTGGGTACGAGGATCCCTACTGTGAAGTTGGGCTGATTGTCG GCACGGGCAGCAACGCCTGTTacatggaggagatgaggaatgTGGAGCTGGTGGAAGGGGACGAGGGCAGGATGTGTGTCAACATGGAGTGGGGGGCCTTCGGGGACAGCGGGTGCCTGGATGACATTCGGACGGAGTTCGACCTGGCAGTGGATGAGCTGTCCCTCAACCCTGGGAAGCAGAG GTTTGAGAAGATGATCAGCGGGATGTACCTGGGGGAAATCGTCCGCAACATCCTGATGGATTTCACCAAGAGAGGGCTCCTCTTCCGGGGACGGATCTCGGAGAGGCTGAAGACCAGAGGGATCTTTGAGACCAAGTTCCTGTCCCAGATAGAGAG cgactgcctggccctgctccaGGTGCGCTCCATCCTGCAGCACCTGGGCCTGGAGTCCACGTGCGACGACAGCATCATTGTGAAGGAGGTGTGCACGGTGGTGGCGCGGCGTGCGGCCCAGCTCTGCGGCGCCGGCATGGCCGCCGTGGTGGACAAGATCCGCGAGAACCGCGGGCTGGACTTCCTCAAAATCACGGTCGGCGTGGACGGGACGCTCTACAAGCTGCACCCTCA CTTCTCCACCGTCATGCACGAGACAGTGAAGCAGTTGTCCCCCAAGTGCGAAGtgaccttcctgcagtcggAGGACGGCAGCGGCAAAGGCGCCGCGCTCATCACAGCCGTGGCCTGCCGCATCCGCGAGGCCGGGCAGCGGTAG
- the GMCL1 gene encoding germ cell-less protein-like 1 isoform X1, whose translation MGSLGSRVLRRKAGLPRGEAAAAGKSGKRKRSGAEGPGDSDSDGEAEREERLLHLRGRRKKLKSTSKYIYQTLFLNGENSDIKICALGEEWNLHKIYLCQSGYFSSMFSGSWKESSMNVIELEIPDQNIDVEALQVAFGSLYRDDVLINPSRVVALLAAACMLQLDGLIQQCGETMKETITAQTVCGYYNSAGTYGLDSVKKKCLEWLLNNLMTHQSVGLFKELSINLMKQLISSSNLFVLQVEMDVYTALKKWMFLQLVPSWNGSFKQVLTEADGWFAERRREFGGDVAFLESAQGSAFLPVFAHLRLQYIISDLASARIVERDALLPSEWLSSVYKQQWFAMLRAEQDNDIGPQEINKEELEGNSMRCGRKLAKDGDYCWRWTGFNFGLDLLVTYTNRYIIFKRNTLNQPCSGCVSLQPRRSIAFRLRLASFDSSGKMICSRTTGYQILTLEKDQEQIVMNLDSRLLTFPLYICCNFLYTSPEKRADSEAQLDNLEA comes from the exons ATGGGCTCGCTGGGCAGCCGCGTGCTGCGGCGGAAGGCAGGGCTCCCGCGgggcgaggcggcggccgcgggcaaGAGCGGCAAGAGGAAGCGCAGCGGGGCCGAGGGACCCGGGGACAGCGACAGCGACGGCGAGGCCGAGCGGGAGGAGCGGCTCCTCCACCTCCGGGGCCGCAG gaaaaaattgaaaagcaCATCGAAATATATTTATCAGACGCTGTTTTTGAATGGGGAGAACAGTGACATCAAAATCTGTGCTCTGGGAGAGGAGTGGAACTTGCACAAGATTTATTTGTGTCAG TCAGGCTACTTTTCCAGTATGTTCAGTGGCTCTTGGAAAGAATCCAGCATGAACGTCATAGAGTTGGAGATTCCTGATCAAAATATTGATGTAGAAG ctctgcaggtggcgTTTGGCTCGCTCTACAGGGACGATGTGCTGATAAACCCCAGCCGCGTGGTcgccctgctggcagcagcctgcatGCTGCAGCTC GATGGCTTAATCCAGCAATGTGGTGAAACAATGAAGGAAACCATCACTGCCCAAACTGTGTGTGGTTATTACAATTCTGCAGGGACGTATGGGCTGGACTCCGTGAAGAAAAA GTGCCTTGAGTGGCTCTTGAACAATCTGATGACTCACCAGAGTGTTGGACTCTTCAAGGAGCTCAG cataAACCTCATGAAGCAGCTGATCAGCTCCTCCAACCTGTTTGTGCTGCAGGTGGAAATGGATGTGTACACTGCTCTCAAAAAG TGGATGTTCCTTCAGCTCGTGCCTTCTTGGAATGGGTCTTTCAAGCAGGTGTTAACTGAAGCTGATGGCTGGTTTGCTGAGCGCAGGAGAG AGTTTGGGGGTGACGTTGCCTTCCTGGAGTCGGCGCAGGGGAGCGCGTTCCTGCCCGTGTTCGCACACCTGAGGCTGCAGTACATCATCAGTGACCTGGCCTCGGCCAGAATCGTGGAGAGAGATGCCCTGCTGCCCTCAG aatGGCTGTCCTCTGTTTACAAACAGCAGTGGTTTGCCATGCTCAGAGCAGAACAAGACAATGATATTGG gccTCAAGAAATCAATAAAGAGGAACTGGAAGGAAACAGCATGAGGTGTGGTCGCAAACTGGCAAAGGATGGTGAT TACTGCTGGCGCTGGACTGGCTTCAACTTCGGCCTGGACCTGCTGGTGACCTACACCAACCGCTACATCATCTTCAAGCGCAACACGCTGAACCAGCCGTGCAGTGGCTGCGTGAGCCTGCAGCCGCGCCGCAGCATCGCCTTCAG GTTGCGCCTGGCCTCGTTCGATAGCAGTGGGAAGATGATCTGCAGCAGGACAACGGGCTATCAGATCCTGACCCTGGAGAAGGATCAG GAGCAGATCGTGATGAATTTGGACAGCAGACTCCTGACGTTCCCCCTCTACATCTGCTGCAACTTCCTGTACACATCGCCAGAGAAGAGGGCAGACAGCGAGGCCCAGCTGGATAATTTGGAAGCCTGA
- the GMCL1 gene encoding germ cell-less protein-like 1 isoform X2 has translation MFSGSWKESSMNVIELEIPDQNIDVEALQVAFGSLYRDDVLINPSRVVALLAAACMLQLDGLIQQCGETMKETITAQTVCGYYNSAGTYGLDSVKKKCLEWLLNNLMTHQSVGLFKELSINLMKQLISSSNLFVLQVEMDVYTALKKWMFLQLVPSWNGSFKQVLTEADGWFAERRREFGGDVAFLESAQGSAFLPVFAHLRLQYIISDLASARIVERDALLPSEWLSSVYKQQWFAMLRAEQDNDIGPQEINKEELEGNSMRCGRKLAKDGDYCWRWTGFNFGLDLLVTYTNRYIIFKRNTLNQPCSGCVSLQPRRSIAFRLRLASFDSSGKMICSRTTGYQILTLEKDQEQIVMNLDSRLLTFPLYICCNFLYTSPEKRADSEAQLDNLEA, from the exons ATGTTCAGTGGCTCTTGGAAAGAATCCAGCATGAACGTCATAGAGTTGGAGATTCCTGATCAAAATATTGATGTAGAAG ctctgcaggtggcgTTTGGCTCGCTCTACAGGGACGATGTGCTGATAAACCCCAGCCGCGTGGTcgccctgctggcagcagcctgcatGCTGCAGCTC GATGGCTTAATCCAGCAATGTGGTGAAACAATGAAGGAAACCATCACTGCCCAAACTGTGTGTGGTTATTACAATTCTGCAGGGACGTATGGGCTGGACTCCGTGAAGAAAAA GTGCCTTGAGTGGCTCTTGAACAATCTGATGACTCACCAGAGTGTTGGACTCTTCAAGGAGCTCAG cataAACCTCATGAAGCAGCTGATCAGCTCCTCCAACCTGTTTGTGCTGCAGGTGGAAATGGATGTGTACACTGCTCTCAAAAAG TGGATGTTCCTTCAGCTCGTGCCTTCTTGGAATGGGTCTTTCAAGCAGGTGTTAACTGAAGCTGATGGCTGGTTTGCTGAGCGCAGGAGAG AGTTTGGGGGTGACGTTGCCTTCCTGGAGTCGGCGCAGGGGAGCGCGTTCCTGCCCGTGTTCGCACACCTGAGGCTGCAGTACATCATCAGTGACCTGGCCTCGGCCAGAATCGTGGAGAGAGATGCCCTGCTGCCCTCAG aatGGCTGTCCTCTGTTTACAAACAGCAGTGGTTTGCCATGCTCAGAGCAGAACAAGACAATGATATTGG gccTCAAGAAATCAATAAAGAGGAACTGGAAGGAAACAGCATGAGGTGTGGTCGCAAACTGGCAAAGGATGGTGAT TACTGCTGGCGCTGGACTGGCTTCAACTTCGGCCTGGACCTGCTGGTGACCTACACCAACCGCTACATCATCTTCAAGCGCAACACGCTGAACCAGCCGTGCAGTGGCTGCGTGAGCCTGCAGCCGCGCCGCAGCATCGCCTTCAG GTTGCGCCTGGCCTCGTTCGATAGCAGTGGGAAGATGATCTGCAGCAGGACAACGGGCTATCAGATCCTGACCCTGGAGAAGGATCAG GAGCAGATCGTGATGAATTTGGACAGCAGACTCCTGACGTTCCCCCTCTACATCTGCTGCAACTTCCTGTACACATCGCCAGAGAAGAGGGCAGACAGCGAGGCCCAGCTGGATAATTTGGAAGCCTGA